In Tursiops truncatus isolate mTurTru1 chromosome 19, mTurTru1.mat.Y, whole genome shotgun sequence, a genomic segment contains:
- the MAMSTR gene encoding MEF2-activating motif and SAP domain-containing transcriptional regulator isoform X2 has product MVIGRRMGWASADEGGRWRSWGQGCLLPAPLAGSWPQNGSGLRRCAGREQAGGPGREQAARPPACTGCVRGLGTRVPPTTAAHTRLPGQALGHSLPAFLLPPSSTVLQLRIHRRYQDTNPWISATDPALAPASPSSPAPFLFSPGVLLPEPKHYPWRSLKKESPKISQHWREPKPKKNLTYHQYMPPEPRQGSRADPQAEGSALGPPGPPPWEWTNSQQPPPRMKLSPLTSSPPGVPSPSPSPHKLELQTLKLEELTVSELRQQLRLRGLPVSGTKSMLLERMRGGAPPRERPKPRREEGPAGAPWPRFRRKALGAAGRPGSLKPSQTSHSLPPPRAAETLVTAPAPAPAPAASTAQAPAPAPVPIPSSAAASTALTLEEELQEAIRRAQLLPNRGISDILEDQVEPEDMLPPIPLDFPGSFDLLSPSPDSEGLSSVFSSSLPSPTNSPSPSPRGPTDSLDWLEALSGGPPLGCGPPAPSIFSADLSDSSGTRLWDLLEDPW; this is encoded by the exons ATGGTGATTGGGCGGAGGATGGGGTGGGCATCAGCTGACGAAGGGGGCAGGTGGAGGAGTTGGGGGCAGGGCTGCCTCCTGCCTGCACCGCTGGCTGGCTCCTGGCCCCAGAACGGCTCTGGCCTTCGGCGCTGTGCTGGCAGGGAACAAGCAGGAGGCCCTGGAAGGGAGCAGGCTGCCCGCCCACCCGCCTGCACGGGGTGTGTAAGGGGGCTGGGCACACGTGTCCCGCCAACAACTGCAGCTCACACTCGCCTGCCAGGCCAGGCTCTTGGACACTCCCTTCCCGCctttctcctcccaccttcctccaCAGTCCTCCAGCTTCGGATCCACAGACGCTATCAGGACACGA ATCCATGGATCTCAGCCACAGACCCGGCTCTGGCTCCAGCCTCACCCTCAAGCCCAGCGCCTTTCCTCTTCAGCCCTGGGGTCCTTCTCCCTGAGCCAAAACACTACCCTTGGCGGTCCCTGAAGAAG GAGTCTCCCAAGATCTCCCAACATTGGAGGGAGCCCAAGCCCAAGAAGAACTTGACATACCACCAGTACATGCCCCCAGAGCCGAGACAAGGGTCCAGGGCAGACCCCCAGGCTGAAGGGTCGGCCTTGGGTCCCCCTGGACCACCTCCATGGGAATGGACAAACTCACAGCAGCCACCTCCTAG GATGAAGCTCAGTCCCCTCACTTCCTCCCCACCAGGAGTCCCCAGCCCCTCGCCCTCTCCACACAAGTTGGAACTTCAGACTCTCAAACTGGAGGAGCTGACG GTCTCAGAGCTCCGGCAGCAGCTGCGCCTGCGGGGCCTCCCAGTGTCTGGGACCAAGTCGATGCTCCTGGAGCGCATGCGCGGTGGCGCCCCGCCCCGCGAGCGGCCGAAGCCGCGGCGCGAGGAAGGTCCGGCGGGTGCTCCCTGGCCTCGCTTCAGGCGCAAGGCTTTGGGAGCCGCTGGGAGGCCGGGCTCG TTGAAGCCGAGTCAAACATCTCACTCGCTGCCCCCTCCACGTGCCGCGGAAACCCTTGTGACGGCTCCGGCTCCTGCTCCGGCTCCGGCTGCATCGACGGCTcaggctccagctccagctccagtaCCGATTCCTTCTTCAGCAGCAGCCTCGACAGCCCTGACACTGGAGGAGGAGCTGCAGGAAGCGATCCGCAGAGCGCAG TTGCTTCCGAACCGGGGCATCAGTGACATCCTGGAGGATCAGGTGGAGCCTGAGG ACATGCTGCCCCCCATTCCCCTGGACTTCCCCGGCTCCTTCGACTTGCTGTCCCCCTCCCCGGACTCTGAAGGCCTCTCATCTGTCTTCTCTTCCTCGCTCCCATCCCCCACGAACTCCCCGTCCCCCTCTCCCAGGGGCCCCACCGACTCCTTGGATTGGCTGGAGGCTCTGAGTGGGGGTCCCCCACTGGGCTGtggccccccagcccccagcattTTCTCTGCTGACTTATCTGATTCCAGTGGCACCAGGCTGTGGGACCTGCTGGAGGATCCATGGTGA
- the MAMSTR gene encoding MEF2-activating motif and SAP domain-containing transcriptional regulator isoform X11, protein MTLAASSQRSQIIRSKFRSVLQLRIHRRYQDTNPWISATDPALAPASPSSPAPFLFSPGVLLPEPKHYPWRSLKKESPKISQHWREPKPKKNLTYHQYMPPEPRQGSRADPQAEGSALGPPGPPPWEWTNSQQPPPRMKLSPLTSSPPGVPSPSPSPHKLELQTLKLEELTVSELRQQLRLRGLPVSGTKSMLLERMRGGAPPRERPKPRREEGPAGAPWPRFRRKALGAAGRPGSLKPSQTSHSLPPPRAAETLVTAPAPAPAPAASTAQAPAPAPVPIPSSAAASTALTLEEELQEAIRRAQLLPNRGISDILEDQVEPEDMLPPIPLDFPGSFDLLSPSPDSEGLSSVFSSSLPSPTNSPSPSPRGPTDSLDWLEALSGGPPLGCGPPAPSIFSADLSDSSGTRLWDLLEDPW, encoded by the exons ATGACCCTGGCAGCTTCCTCCCAGCGCTCCCAAATCATTCGCTCCAAGTTCCGATCTG TCCTCCAGCTTCGGATCCACAGACGCTATCAGGACACGA ATCCATGGATCTCAGCCACAGACCCGGCTCTGGCTCCAGCCTCACCCTCAAGCCCAGCGCCTTTCCTCTTCAGCCCTGGGGTCCTTCTCCCTGAGCCAAAACACTACCCTTGGCGGTCCCTGAAGAAG GAGTCTCCCAAGATCTCCCAACATTGGAGGGAGCCCAAGCCCAAGAAGAACTTGACATACCACCAGTACATGCCCCCAGAGCCGAGACAAGGGTCCAGGGCAGACCCCCAGGCTGAAGGGTCGGCCTTGGGTCCCCCTGGACCACCTCCATGGGAATGGACAAACTCACAGCAGCCACCTCCTAG GATGAAGCTCAGTCCCCTCACTTCCTCCCCACCAGGAGTCCCCAGCCCCTCGCCCTCTCCACACAAGTTGGAACTTCAGACTCTCAAACTGGAGGAGCTGACG GTCTCAGAGCTCCGGCAGCAGCTGCGCCTGCGGGGCCTCCCAGTGTCTGGGACCAAGTCGATGCTCCTGGAGCGCATGCGCGGTGGCGCCCCGCCCCGCGAGCGGCCGAAGCCGCGGCGCGAGGAAGGTCCGGCGGGTGCTCCCTGGCCTCGCTTCAGGCGCAAGGCTTTGGGAGCCGCTGGGAGGCCGGGCTCG TTGAAGCCGAGTCAAACATCTCACTCGCTGCCCCCTCCACGTGCCGCGGAAACCCTTGTGACGGCTCCGGCTCCTGCTCCGGCTCCGGCTGCATCGACGGCTcaggctccagctccagctccagtaCCGATTCCTTCTTCAGCAGCAGCCTCGACAGCCCTGACACTGGAGGAGGAGCTGCAGGAAGCGATCCGCAGAGCGCAG TTGCTTCCGAACCGGGGCATCAGTGACATCCTGGAGGATCAGGTGGAGCCTGAGG ACATGCTGCCCCCCATTCCCCTGGACTTCCCCGGCTCCTTCGACTTGCTGTCCCCCTCCCCGGACTCTGAAGGCCTCTCATCTGTCTTCTCTTCCTCGCTCCCATCCCCCACGAACTCCCCGTCCCCCTCTCCCAGGGGCCCCACCGACTCCTTGGATTGGCTGGAGGCTCTGAGTGGGGGTCCCCCACTGGGCTGtggccccccagcccccagcattTTCTCTGCTGACTTATCTGATTCCAGTGGCACCAGGCTGTGGGACCTGCTGGAGGATCCATGGTGA
- the MAMSTR gene encoding MEF2-activating motif and SAP domain-containing transcriptional regulator isoform X1 produces MVIGRRMGWASADEGGRWRSWGQGCLLPAPLAGSWPQNGSGLRRCAGREQAGGPGREQAARPPACTGCVRGLGTRVPPTTAAHTRLPGQALGHSLPAFLLPPSSTVLQLRIHRRYQDTSLSGSFAASPFSDPDPWISATDPALAPASPSSPAPFLFSPGVLLPEPKHYPWRSLKKESPKISQHWREPKPKKNLTYHQYMPPEPRQGSRADPQAEGSALGPPGPPPWEWTNSQQPPPRMKLSPLTSSPPGVPSPSPSPHKLELQTLKLEELTVSELRQQLRLRGLPVSGTKSMLLERMRGGAPPRERPKPRREEGPAGAPWPRFRRKALGAAGRPGSLKPSQTSHSLPPPRAAETLVTAPAPAPAPAASTAQAPAPAPVPIPSSAAASTALTLEEELQEAIRRAQLLPNRGISDILEDQVEPEDMLPPIPLDFPGSFDLLSPSPDSEGLSSVFSSSLPSPTNSPSPSPRGPTDSLDWLEALSGGPPLGCGPPAPSIFSADLSDSSGTRLWDLLEDPW; encoded by the exons ATGGTGATTGGGCGGAGGATGGGGTGGGCATCAGCTGACGAAGGGGGCAGGTGGAGGAGTTGGGGGCAGGGCTGCCTCCTGCCTGCACCGCTGGCTGGCTCCTGGCCCCAGAACGGCTCTGGCCTTCGGCGCTGTGCTGGCAGGGAACAAGCAGGAGGCCCTGGAAGGGAGCAGGCTGCCCGCCCACCCGCCTGCACGGGGTGTGTAAGGGGGCTGGGCACACGTGTCCCGCCAACAACTGCAGCTCACACTCGCCTGCCAGGCCAGGCTCTTGGACACTCCCTTCCCGCctttctcctcccaccttcctccaCAGTCCTCCAGCTTCGGATCCACAGACGCTATCAGGACACGA GCCTCTCAGGGTCCTTTGCTGCCTCTCCATTCTCGGATCCAGATCCATGGATCTCAGCCACAGACCCGGCTCTGGCTCCAGCCTCACCCTCAAGCCCAGCGCCTTTCCTCTTCAGCCCTGGGGTCCTTCTCCCTGAGCCAAAACACTACCCTTGGCGGTCCCTGAAGAAG GAGTCTCCCAAGATCTCCCAACATTGGAGGGAGCCCAAGCCCAAGAAGAACTTGACATACCACCAGTACATGCCCCCAGAGCCGAGACAAGGGTCCAGGGCAGACCCCCAGGCTGAAGGGTCGGCCTTGGGTCCCCCTGGACCACCTCCATGGGAATGGACAAACTCACAGCAGCCACCTCCTAG GATGAAGCTCAGTCCCCTCACTTCCTCCCCACCAGGAGTCCCCAGCCCCTCGCCCTCTCCACACAAGTTGGAACTTCAGACTCTCAAACTGGAGGAGCTGACG GTCTCAGAGCTCCGGCAGCAGCTGCGCCTGCGGGGCCTCCCAGTGTCTGGGACCAAGTCGATGCTCCTGGAGCGCATGCGCGGTGGCGCCCCGCCCCGCGAGCGGCCGAAGCCGCGGCGCGAGGAAGGTCCGGCGGGTGCTCCCTGGCCTCGCTTCAGGCGCAAGGCTTTGGGAGCCGCTGGGAGGCCGGGCTCG TTGAAGCCGAGTCAAACATCTCACTCGCTGCCCCCTCCACGTGCCGCGGAAACCCTTGTGACGGCTCCGGCTCCTGCTCCGGCTCCGGCTGCATCGACGGCTcaggctccagctccagctccagtaCCGATTCCTTCTTCAGCAGCAGCCTCGACAGCCCTGACACTGGAGGAGGAGCTGCAGGAAGCGATCCGCAGAGCGCAG TTGCTTCCGAACCGGGGCATCAGTGACATCCTGGAGGATCAGGTGGAGCCTGAGG ACATGCTGCCCCCCATTCCCCTGGACTTCCCCGGCTCCTTCGACTTGCTGTCCCCCTCCCCGGACTCTGAAGGCCTCTCATCTGTCTTCTCTTCCTCGCTCCCATCCCCCACGAACTCCCCGTCCCCCTCTCCCAGGGGCCCCACCGACTCCTTGGATTGGCTGGAGGCTCTGAGTGGGGGTCCCCCACTGGGCTGtggccccccagcccccagcattTTCTCTGCTGACTTATCTGATTCCAGTGGCACCAGGCTGTGGGACCTGCTGGAGGATCCATGGTGA
- the MAMSTR gene encoding MEF2-activating motif and SAP domain-containing transcriptional regulator isoform X12 translates to MPPEPRQGSRADPQAEGSALGPPGPPPWEWTNSQQPPPRMKLSPLTSSPPGVPSPSPSPHKLELQTLKLEELTVSELRQQLRLRGLPVSGTKSMLLERMRGGAPPRERPKPRREEGPAGAPWPRFRRKALGAAGRPGSLKPSQTSHSLPPPRAAETLVTAPAPAPAPAASTAQAPAPAPVPIPSSAAASTALTLEEELQEAIRRAQLLPNRGISDILEDQVEPEDMLPPIPLDFPGSFDLLSPSPDSEGLSSVFSSSLPSPTNSPSPSPRGPTDSLDWLEALSGGPPLGCGPPAPSIFSADLSDSSGTRLWDLLEDPW, encoded by the exons ATGCCCCCAGAGCCGAGACAAGGGTCCAGGGCAGACCCCCAGGCTGAAGGGTCGGCCTTGGGTCCCCCTGGACCACCTCCATGGGAATGGACAAACTCACAGCAGCCACCTCCTAG GATGAAGCTCAGTCCCCTCACTTCCTCCCCACCAGGAGTCCCCAGCCCCTCGCCCTCTCCACACAAGTTGGAACTTCAGACTCTCAAACTGGAGGAGCTGACG GTCTCAGAGCTCCGGCAGCAGCTGCGCCTGCGGGGCCTCCCAGTGTCTGGGACCAAGTCGATGCTCCTGGAGCGCATGCGCGGTGGCGCCCCGCCCCGCGAGCGGCCGAAGCCGCGGCGCGAGGAAGGTCCGGCGGGTGCTCCCTGGCCTCGCTTCAGGCGCAAGGCTTTGGGAGCCGCTGGGAGGCCGGGCTCG TTGAAGCCGAGTCAAACATCTCACTCGCTGCCCCCTCCACGTGCCGCGGAAACCCTTGTGACGGCTCCGGCTCCTGCTCCGGCTCCGGCTGCATCGACGGCTcaggctccagctccagctccagtaCCGATTCCTTCTTCAGCAGCAGCCTCGACAGCCCTGACACTGGAGGAGGAGCTGCAGGAAGCGATCCGCAGAGCGCAG TTGCTTCCGAACCGGGGCATCAGTGACATCCTGGAGGATCAGGTGGAGCCTGAGG ACATGCTGCCCCCCATTCCCCTGGACTTCCCCGGCTCCTTCGACTTGCTGTCCCCCTCCCCGGACTCTGAAGGCCTCTCATCTGTCTTCTCTTCCTCGCTCCCATCCCCCACGAACTCCCCGTCCCCCTCTCCCAGGGGCCCCACCGACTCCTTGGATTGGCTGGAGGCTCTGAGTGGGGGTCCCCCACTGGGCTGtggccccccagcccccagcattTTCTCTGCTGACTTATCTGATTCCAGTGGCACCAGGCTGTGGGACCTGCTGGAGGATCCATGGTGA
- the MAMSTR gene encoding MEF2-activating motif and SAP domain-containing transcriptional regulator isoform X9: MVIGRRMGWASADEGGRWRSWGQGCLLPAPLAGSWPQNGSGLRRCAGREQAGGPGREQAARPPACTGCVRGLGTRVPPTTAAHTRLPGQALGHSLPAFLLPPSSTVLQLRIHRRYQDTSLSGSFAASPFSDPDPWISATDPALAPASPSSPAPFLFSPGVLLPEPKHYPWRSLKKESPKISQHWREPKPKKNLTYHQYMPPEPRQGSRADPQAEGSALGPPGPPPWEWTNSQQPPPRMKLSPLTSSPPGVPSPSPSPHKLELQTLKLEELTVSELRQQLRLRGLPVSGTKSMLLERMRGGAPPRERPKPRREEGPAGAPWPRFRRKALGAAGRPGSLKPSQTSHSLPPPRAAETLVTAPAPAPAPAASTAQAPAPAPVPIPSSAAASTALTLEEELQEAIRRAQRTACGILLPPPRMQPAPPAVAARS, encoded by the exons ATGGTGATTGGGCGGAGGATGGGGTGGGCATCAGCTGACGAAGGGGGCAGGTGGAGGAGTTGGGGGCAGGGCTGCCTCCTGCCTGCACCGCTGGCTGGCTCCTGGCCCCAGAACGGCTCTGGCCTTCGGCGCTGTGCTGGCAGGGAACAAGCAGGAGGCCCTGGAAGGGAGCAGGCTGCCCGCCCACCCGCCTGCACGGGGTGTGTAAGGGGGCTGGGCACACGTGTCCCGCCAACAACTGCAGCTCACACTCGCCTGCCAGGCCAGGCTCTTGGACACTCCCTTCCCGCctttctcctcccaccttcctccaCAGTCCTCCAGCTTCGGATCCACAGACGCTATCAGGACACGA GCCTCTCAGGGTCCTTTGCTGCCTCTCCATTCTCGGATCCAGATCCATGGATCTCAGCCACAGACCCGGCTCTGGCTCCAGCCTCACCCTCAAGCCCAGCGCCTTTCCTCTTCAGCCCTGGGGTCCTTCTCCCTGAGCCAAAACACTACCCTTGGCGGTCCCTGAAGAAG GAGTCTCCCAAGATCTCCCAACATTGGAGGGAGCCCAAGCCCAAGAAGAACTTGACATACCACCAGTACATGCCCCCAGAGCCGAGACAAGGGTCCAGGGCAGACCCCCAGGCTGAAGGGTCGGCCTTGGGTCCCCCTGGACCACCTCCATGGGAATGGACAAACTCACAGCAGCCACCTCCTAG GATGAAGCTCAGTCCCCTCACTTCCTCCCCACCAGGAGTCCCCAGCCCCTCGCCCTCTCCACACAAGTTGGAACTTCAGACTCTCAAACTGGAGGAGCTGACG GTCTCAGAGCTCCGGCAGCAGCTGCGCCTGCGGGGCCTCCCAGTGTCTGGGACCAAGTCGATGCTCCTGGAGCGCATGCGCGGTGGCGCCCCGCCCCGCGAGCGGCCGAAGCCGCGGCGCGAGGAAGGTCCGGCGGGTGCTCCCTGGCCTCGCTTCAGGCGCAAGGCTTTGGGAGCCGCTGGGAGGCCGGGCTCG TTGAAGCCGAGTCAAACATCTCACTCGCTGCCCCCTCCACGTGCCGCGGAAACCCTTGTGACGGCTCCGGCTCCTGCTCCGGCTCCGGCTGCATCGACGGCTcaggctccagctccagctccagtaCCGATTCCTTCTTCAGCAGCAGCCTCGACAGCCCTGACACTGGAGGAGGAGCTGCAGGAAGCGATCCGCAGAGCGCAG